From Granulicella sp. WH15, the proteins below share one genomic window:
- the pgi gene encoding glucose-6-phosphate isomerase — protein MPSSIKVAPLAERNAWKALENHVGEIRGKHLRELFAADPGRGERYTAEAGGIFLDYSKNRIDDKTLKLLVELAEESGLREKIEAMFTGEKINITENRAVLHVALRAPKGESILVDGEDVVPPVHEVLDKMSGFAERVRSGEWKGHTGKKIKNVVNIGIGGSDLGPVMAYEALKHYSQRDLTFRFVSNVDGTDFAEAVVDLAADETLFLVASKTFTTLETMTNAHSAREWTLAALGGDEKAIAKHFVAISTNAKEVAKFGIDTENMFGFWDWVGGRYSMDSAIGLSTMIAVGPDNFRAMLAGFHEMDVHFRTTPFEKNLPVLLGLLTVWYTDFFDAQTMAILPYEQYLKRFPAYLQQLTMESNGKHVTLDGTHVTTETGPIYWGEPGTNGQHSFYQLIHQGTRLIPCDFIGFYKTLNVLGRHHDMLMANVFAQAEALAFGKTAEEVKAEGVAEALVPHKVFEGNRPSNTILADVLTPNVLGKLIALYEHNVFTQGAIWNIDSFDQWGVELGKVLATRILGELEGDAELTHDSSTNSLIRKYRANK, from the coding sequence ATGCCGAGTTCAATCAAAGTGGCGCCGCTCGCGGAGCGGAACGCATGGAAGGCGCTGGAAAACCATGTTGGCGAGATACGCGGGAAGCACCTGCGCGAGCTGTTTGCGGCCGATCCGGGCCGCGGTGAGCGGTATACGGCCGAGGCTGGCGGTATCTTTCTCGACTACTCGAAGAACCGCATTGATGACAAGACGCTGAAACTGTTGGTGGAGTTGGCCGAAGAGTCCGGGTTGCGCGAGAAGATCGAAGCGATGTTCACGGGCGAGAAGATCAACATCACGGAGAACCGAGCGGTGCTGCATGTGGCGTTGCGTGCGCCCAAGGGTGAGTCGATCCTGGTGGACGGCGAGGACGTGGTGCCGCCGGTGCACGAGGTGCTGGACAAGATGTCGGGCTTCGCGGAGCGGGTGCGCTCGGGCGAGTGGAAGGGACACACCGGCAAGAAGATCAAGAACGTAGTGAACATCGGGATCGGCGGCTCGGACCTGGGGCCGGTGATGGCGTATGAGGCGCTGAAGCACTATAGCCAGCGCGACCTGACCTTCCGCTTTGTTTCGAACGTGGATGGCACTGATTTTGCCGAGGCTGTGGTCGATCTCGCGGCGGATGAGACGCTCTTCCTGGTCGCGTCGAAGACCTTTACGACGCTGGAGACGATGACCAACGCGCACTCGGCTCGCGAGTGGACACTGGCCGCGCTGGGCGGCGACGAAAAGGCGATTGCCAAGCACTTCGTGGCCATCTCGACCAACGCGAAGGAAGTGGCGAAGTTCGGCATCGACACCGAGAACATGTTCGGGTTCTGGGACTGGGTCGGTGGGCGTTACTCGATGGACTCGGCCATCGGTCTTTCGACGATGATCGCGGTGGGGCCGGATAACTTCCGCGCCATGCTGGCGGGCTTCCATGAGATGGACGTGCACTTCCGCACGACTCCGTTCGAGAAGAACCTGCCGGTGCTGCTGGGGCTGCTGACGGTCTGGTATACGGATTTCTTCGACGCGCAGACGATGGCGATTCTGCCTTATGAACAGTATCTGAAGCGCTTCCCGGCGTATCTGCAGCAGCTCACGATGGAGTCGAACGGAAAACATGTAACACTCGACGGCACACATGTGACGACCGAGACCGGGCCGATCTACTGGGGCGAGCCGGGGACGAACGGGCAGCACTCGTTCTACCAACTCATCCATCAGGGAACTCGGTTGATTCCTTGCGACTTCATCGGCTTCTACAAGACGCTGAATGTGCTGGGACGGCATCACGACATGCTGATGGCGAACGTCTTCGCGCAGGCTGAGGCGCTGGCGTTCGGCAAGACGGCGGAAGAGGTGAAGGCCGAGGGCGTTGCCGAGGCTCTGGTGCCGCACAAGGTCTTCGAGGGCAACCGTCCGTCGAATACGATTCTGGCCGATGTGCTGACTCCGAACGTTCTGGGCAAGCTGATTGCGCTCTATGAGCACAATGTCTTTACGCAGGGCGCGATCTGGAATATCGACTCGTTCGACCAGTGGGGCGTGGAGCTGGGTAAGGTGCTGGCGACGCGGATTCTGGGTGAGCTTGAGGGCGATGCAGAGCTGACGCATGACAGCTCGACCAATAGCCTGATTCGGAAGTATCGCGCGAATAAGTAA
- a CDS encoding IclR family transcriptional regulator C-terminal domain-containing protein, with protein MAPVSRPSNAPAQELPAQPPVAKPTPASALDTYQGDPNFMTSLARGLIVIQAFTQQHPQMTISQLSVKTGLSRAAVRRCLYTLTKLGFAGAEDGQRYALRPRMLTLSHTYTTSSALSTAAQPILERMSANYRESFSVATLDGEDIVYIARTSVSRVMAVDLHIGSRLPAYCTSMGRVLLAYLPTEQLEHYLAHVNLIPHTTRTITTVDKLRLALRTVRRLNYALVDQELEVGLRSLAVPVFAPSGRVVATVNLSGNAPRMPVFEMQTQFLSPLRQAASELSAFLR; from the coding sequence ATGGCCCCAGTCTCCCGTCCCAGCAACGCACCCGCACAGGAGCTTCCCGCTCAGCCTCCCGTAGCCAAGCCCACCCCCGCATCCGCGCTCGACACCTACCAGGGCGACCCCAACTTCATGACCTCGCTCGCGCGCGGCCTCATCGTCATTCAGGCCTTCACCCAGCAGCACCCGCAGATGACCATCTCGCAGCTCTCGGTCAAGACCGGCCTCTCCCGGGCTGCCGTGCGCCGCTGCCTCTACACGCTCACCAAGCTGGGCTTCGCCGGAGCCGAAGACGGCCAGCGCTACGCCCTGCGCCCGCGCATGCTCACTCTCTCGCACACCTACACTACATCGTCCGCGCTCTCCACCGCCGCGCAGCCCATCCTCGAGCGCATGTCCGCCAACTACCGCGAGTCCTTCTCGGTGGCCACGCTCGACGGCGAGGACATCGTCTACATCGCGCGCACCAGCGTCTCCCGCGTCATGGCCGTGGACCTGCACATCGGCAGCCGCCTGCCCGCGTACTGCACCAGCATGGGCCGCGTGCTGCTCGCCTACCTGCCCACCGAGCAGCTCGAGCACTACCTCGCCCACGTCAACCTGATCCCCCACACCACCCGCACCATCACCACCGTCGACAAGCTGCGGCTCGCCCTGCGCACGGTGCGCCGCCTCAACTACGCGCTGGTCGATCAGGAACTCGAAGTCGGTCTACGCTCGCTCGCCGTGCCGGTCTTCGCACCCTCGGGCCGCGTCGTGGCCACGGTCAACCTCTCCGGCAACGCCCCGCGTATGCCGGTCTTCGAGATGCAGACCCAGTTCCTCAGCCCGCTCCGTCAGGCTGCCAGCGAGCTTAGCGCCTTCCTGCGCTAA
- a CDS encoding type I phosphomannose isomerase catalytic subunit: MTSELLAPFRLGPRFSERIWGKPDLKPWYDSTGTSELVGEAWLTGPDCPVETGTELGKSLKDLYPEFPLLVKMLFPNDKLSVQVHPDDEQAQALGLARGKTECWYVLEAEPGSTVACGLKEGVTPEQVRTAALDGSMESLMEMVPVSVGDMVFVDAGTVHAIGPGLVLLEVQQTCDVTYRMFDYGRPRELHLEKGLAVMRTKTAAGKVAPREMDGFVRLIEQKYFVVDRFDIEGEELVSMTGPGCLVALSGEGVVIVPGEEEEVELTAGKAVVVPEGWDTVVVESLKGMSFVRCVAPV, encoded by the coding sequence ATGACATCTGAGCTATTAGCACCGTTTCGTCTGGGACCGCGATTTAGTGAACGGATCTGGGGTAAGCCCGATCTGAAGCCTTGGTATGACTCGACCGGGACCAGCGAGCTGGTGGGTGAGGCGTGGCTCACAGGGCCGGATTGCCCGGTTGAGACGGGCACGGAGTTGGGCAAGTCGCTGAAAGACCTATACCCTGAGTTTCCGCTGCTGGTGAAGATGCTGTTTCCCAATGACAAGCTCTCGGTGCAGGTGCATCCCGATGATGAGCAGGCGCAGGCGCTGGGGCTGGCGCGGGGCAAGACGGAGTGCTGGTATGTGCTGGAGGCAGAGCCGGGCTCGACGGTGGCTTGCGGGCTGAAAGAGGGTGTAACGCCAGAGCAGGTGCGGACCGCGGCGCTCGACGGCAGTATGGAGTCGCTGATGGAGATGGTGCCGGTGAGCGTGGGCGATATGGTCTTCGTCGATGCGGGGACGGTGCATGCCATCGGGCCGGGGCTGGTGCTGCTGGAGGTGCAGCAGACCTGCGATGTGACCTATCGGATGTTCGACTATGGCAGACCGAGGGAGCTGCATCTCGAAAAGGGGCTGGCCGTGATGCGGACCAAGACCGCCGCGGGGAAGGTGGCTCCGCGGGAGATGGACGGGTTCGTGCGGCTGATCGAGCAGAAGTATTTTGTCGTGGACCGGTTCGATATCGAAGGCGAGGAGCTGGTTTCGATGACGGGGCCGGGCTGCCTGGTGGCGCTCTCGGGTGAGGGCGTGGTGATCGTGCCGGGCGAAGAGGAAGAAGTCGAGCTGACGGCGGGGAAGGCTGTCGTGGTGCCCGAGGGATGGGACACGGTGGTGGTCGAGAGCCTGAAGGGGATGAGCTTCGTGCGGTGCGTGGCTCCGGTGTAA
- a CDS encoding fatty acid desaturase codes for MEKPVSTAEQVRAQVKQDLRMGRAYQEGRVNWITAIVMGLFHVGALAALFCFSWKNLIAFGVMYFFAINVGIGVAYHRLLTHRGFRTPKWVEYFVTACGTMALEGGPIFWVATHRVHHQNSDQEGDPHTPVDGTFWSHAGWIISGRAMHSETALLGRYAPDLTRDKVHVFLSKYHWVLLTLTGFAQIGLGAALAPAGHALAGGLSMMLWGTFLRVVVGLHATWFVNSATHMYGSRRFETRDHSRNNWWVAILTGGEGWHNNHHAHPVSARHGLAWYEFDINYYCIWLLSKMGLAKKVQIAKFDKFNPKPAGA; via the coding sequence ATGGAGAAGCCCGTCTCCACCGCGGAGCAGGTTCGCGCCCAGGTCAAGCAGGACCTCCGCATGGGCCGCGCGTACCAGGAAGGCCGCGTCAACTGGATCACCGCCATCGTCATGGGCCTCTTCCACGTCGGCGCCCTCGCCGCGCTCTTCTGCTTCTCGTGGAAGAACCTGATCGCCTTCGGCGTCATGTACTTCTTCGCCATCAACGTCGGCATCGGCGTGGCGTATCACCGCCTGCTCACGCACCGCGGCTTCCGCACCCCCAAGTGGGTCGAGTACTTCGTCACCGCCTGCGGCACCATGGCGCTTGAGGGCGGACCGATCTTCTGGGTCGCCACCCACCGCGTCCACCATCAGAACTCCGACCAGGAAGGCGATCCGCACACCCCCGTCGACGGCACCTTCTGGTCGCACGCGGGCTGGATCATCTCCGGCCGCGCCATGCACTCGGAGACCGCGCTCCTCGGCCGCTACGCTCCCGACCTCACCCGCGACAAGGTCCACGTCTTCCTCTCGAAGTACCACTGGGTCCTGCTCACGCTCACCGGCTTCGCGCAGATCGGCCTCGGCGCAGCTCTGGCTCCGGCTGGCCACGCCCTCGCCGGTGGCCTCAGCATGATGCTCTGGGGAACCTTCCTCCGCGTCGTCGTAGGCCTGCACGCCACCTGGTTCGTCAACTCGGCCACCCACATGTACGGCTCGCGCCGCTTCGAGACCCGCGATCACTCGCGCAATAACTGGTGGGTCGCCATCCTCACCGGCGGCGAGGGCTGGCATAACAACCACCACGCCCACCCGGTCAGCGCCCGTCACGGTCTCGCCTGGTACGAGTTCGACATCAACTACTACTGCATCTGGCTGCTCTCGAAGATGGGCCTGGCCAAGAAGGTCCAGATCGCCAAGTTCGATAAGTTCAACCCCAAACCGGCTGGCGCATAA
- a CDS encoding HAMP domain-containing sensor histidine kinase, producing the protein MNITRRRGAIATFITLGVLLTGLTVFLNITWIIRIRNEGHLALLVLGIILFAILVAGVVLNTIFLVREIRRNERQDSFLNAVTHELKTPIASIRLYLETLQRRDLPEAQKQHFYQVMHADSDRLLSTVEQVLKAGELGQRHRQQQNRTQFDFEPLVAECIAITLSRHHLPPEAIVLDPVPGAVRLRVEGISEDLRTAILNLLDNAVKYSPTRVQIRCALAISNYTKVALSITDQGLGVPPKELKLIFKRFYRVPGRYSVKIKGTGLGLFLVRTIARQHGGEITASSNGHNQGTTMTLTLPLV; encoded by the coding sequence ATGAACATCACACGCCGCCGCGGAGCCATCGCCACCTTCATCACCCTCGGCGTGCTGCTCACCGGCCTCACCGTCTTCCTCAACATCACCTGGATCATCCGCATCCGCAACGAGGGACACCTTGCCCTGCTGGTCCTGGGCATCATCCTCTTCGCGATCCTGGTCGCCGGAGTCGTCCTCAACACCATCTTCCTCGTCCGCGAGATCCGCCGCAACGAGCGTCAGGACTCCTTCCTCAACGCCGTCACCCACGAACTGAAAACCCCCATCGCCAGCATCCGCCTCTACCTCGAGACGCTCCAGCGCCGCGACCTCCCCGAAGCCCAGAAGCAGCACTTCTACCAGGTCATGCACGCCGACTCCGACCGCCTGCTCTCAACCGTTGAGCAAGTCCTCAAGGCGGGCGAACTGGGCCAGCGCCATCGTCAGCAGCAAAACCGCACCCAGTTCGACTTCGAGCCGCTGGTCGCCGAGTGTATCGCCATCACGCTCTCGCGCCACCACCTGCCGCCCGAGGCCATCGTCCTCGACCCGGTCCCCGGAGCTGTCCGCCTGCGCGTCGAAGGCATCTCCGAAGACCTGCGCACCGCCATCCTCAACCTGCTCGACAATGCGGTCAAGTACTCCCCCACTCGCGTACAGATCCGCTGCGCCCTGGCCATCAGCAACTACACCAAGGTGGCTCTCTCCATTACCGACCAGGGCCTCGGCGTGCCGCCCAAGGAGCTGAAGCTGATCTTCAAGCGTTTTTACCGAGTCCCCGGCCGTTACTCGGTTAAGATCAAGGGCACCGGGCTGGGCCTCTTCCTGGTCCGCACCATCGCCCGCCAGCACGGCGGCGAGATCACCGCGTCCAGCAACGGCCACAACCAGGGCACCACCATGACCCTGACCCTCCCCCTCGTCTAA
- a CDS encoding ABC transporter ATP-binding protein, giving the protein MFDRLKPLSPYLKRYWKSLAWGAIAVILYNSSKAMLPPVIGHAVDDMQHGVTSAVILHHALRLLLVASIMAVFLYLSRQIIIGASREIEFDLRNDIFANLERQQSSFFQTHRTGDIMARTTNDLNAVRQLLGPAILYSANTLFFTAAALPFMFRLSPRLTLFAFIPLPLASIAVQGFGARIHKRFERIQDMFSEISAKTQENFSGARLIRAFAQEEAEISSFETANDEYIGRSLHLVRLMAMLWPTLELVLGISLVITLLVGGHEVISGHMTSGQFAEFMVYMVQLTWPMIAIGWVVNLFQRGTASVIRIDDLLKEKPTIEDVPALLAANPVPITGSIEFRNLNFSYTPGVPVLEEINLTIPAGSSLAVVGPTGSGKSTLVNLIPRLYDAAPGMVLIDGAPIQSQPLATLRRNIGFVPQETFLFSDTIHHNIAFGRPDATLQEIEDAAATAYIRTEILEFPKGFETLVGERGVTLSGGQKQRTSIARAVLRDPRILILDDALASVDTHTEEQILSGLRRVMQGRTTILISHRISTARNADQIAVLVDGRIAELGTHDELLASGGYYTRLYEKQQLEEELAVAN; this is encoded by the coding sequence ATGTTCGATCGTCTAAAACCGCTCTCCCCCTACCTGAAGCGATACTGGAAGAGTCTCGCCTGGGGTGCCATCGCGGTTATCCTCTACAACTCCAGCAAGGCCATGCTCCCGCCCGTCATCGGCCACGCCGTCGACGACATGCAGCACGGCGTCACCTCCGCCGTCATCCTGCACCACGCCCTGCGCCTTCTGCTCGTGGCGTCCATCATGGCGGTCTTCCTCTATCTCTCCCGCCAGATCATCATCGGAGCCTCGCGCGAGATCGAGTTCGACCTGCGCAACGACATCTTCGCGAATCTGGAGCGCCAGCAGTCCTCCTTCTTCCAGACCCACCGCACCGGCGACATCATGGCCCGCACCACCAACGACCTGAACGCCGTCCGCCAGCTCCTCGGCCCCGCCATCCTCTACTCGGCCAACACGCTCTTCTTTACCGCCGCGGCGCTGCCCTTCATGTTCCGCCTCAGCCCGCGCCTCACGCTCTTCGCCTTCATCCCACTGCCGCTGGCCTCAATCGCCGTGCAGGGCTTCGGAGCCCGCATCCACAAGCGCTTCGAGCGCATTCAGGACATGTTCTCCGAGATCTCCGCCAAGACCCAGGAGAACTTCTCCGGAGCCCGCCTCATCCGCGCCTTCGCGCAAGAAGAGGCCGAGATCTCCTCCTTCGAGACCGCCAACGACGAGTACATCGGCCGCTCGCTCCACCTCGTCCGCCTGATGGCCATGCTCTGGCCCACGCTGGAGCTGGTGCTCGGCATCTCGCTCGTCATCACCCTGCTCGTCGGCGGGCACGAGGTCATCTCCGGCCACATGACCAGCGGCCAGTTCGCCGAGTTCATGGTCTACATGGTGCAGCTCACCTGGCCCATGATCGCCATCGGCTGGGTCGTCAACCTCTTCCAGCGCGGCACCGCCTCGGTCATCCGCATCGACGACCTGCTCAAAGAAAAACCCACCATCGAGGACGTCCCGGCTCTGCTCGCCGCCAATCCTGTACCCATTACAGGCAGCATCGAGTTCCGCAACCTCAACTTCTCCTACACGCCCGGCGTGCCTGTCCTCGAGGAGATCAACCTCACCATCCCCGCCGGCTCCAGCCTCGCCGTCGTCGGCCCCACCGGCTCGGGCAAATCCACCCTGGTCAACCTGATCCCGCGCCTCTACGACGCCGCCCCCGGCATGGTCCTCATCGACGGCGCGCCCATCCAGAGCCAACCGCTCGCCACCCTGCGCCGCAACATCGGCTTCGTCCCGCAGGAGACCTTCCTCTTCTCCGACACCATCCACCACAACATCGCCTTCGGCAGGCCCGACGCCACCCTCCAGGAGATCGAAGACGCCGCCGCTACCGCCTACATCCGCACCGAAATTCTCGAGTTCCCCAAGGGCTTCGAGACTCTGGTCGGCGAGCGCGGCGTCACCCTCTCAGGCGGCCAGAAGCAGCGCACCTCCATCGCCCGCGCCGTCCTGCGTGACCCGCGCATTCTCATCCTCGACGACGCGCTGGCCAGCGTGGACACCCACACCGAGGAACAGATTCTCTCCGGCCTGCGCCGCGTCATGCAGGGACGCACCACCATCCTCATCTCGCACCGCATCTCGACCGCGCGTAACGCCGACCAGATCGCGGTGCTCGTGGACGGTCGCATCGCCGAGTTGGGCACCCACGACGAGCTGCTCGCCTCCGGTGGCTACTACACCCGCCTCTACGAGAAGCAGCAGCTCGAAGAAGAGCTGGCCGTAGCCAACTAG
- a CDS encoding flagellar export chaperone FliS: MSQMNYQQQSLTGATGLELVVALYDAAIGGLYRAIQCVEEDDTIGRRIAVKKVVDILMYLQARLRPDVGGAAAASLADFYAAMFTLTLEASHLASKEQFTEVIGCIRNVRDAWAIAAKDPAAGKVLPRELRTREETFVAARTDAAGEVVGASRWSA, from the coding sequence ATGAGCCAGATGAACTATCAGCAGCAGAGTTTGACAGGGGCCACCGGGTTGGAGTTGGTTGTGGCGCTATACGACGCGGCGATTGGCGGGCTGTATCGGGCGATCCAGTGTGTGGAAGAGGATGACACCATCGGGCGGCGCATCGCGGTCAAGAAGGTGGTGGACATCCTGATGTATCTGCAGGCTCGGCTGCGGCCCGATGTTGGTGGTGCCGCTGCGGCTTCGCTTGCGGACTTCTACGCGGCGATGTTCACGCTGACGCTGGAGGCTTCGCACCTGGCCTCGAAGGAGCAGTTTACCGAGGTGATCGGGTGCATCCGTAATGTGCGCGATGCGTGGGCGATTGCGGCGAAGGACCCGGCTGCGGGGAAGGTGTTGCCGCGTGAGCTAAGGACGCGGGAGGAGACGTTTGTGGCCGCGCGGACCGATGCTGCGGGTGAGGTCGTGGGGGCTTCGCGGTGGTCGGCTTAG
- the fliD gene encoding flagellar filament capping protein FliD codes for MGTVGISFGSATSGAGFDVTSTVNSILAIQQGIETPWKTQLTTLAAQDTAFTQIGTDLATLSTSLSALTNFDGVLAQKLGSSSDENVLAITSASTSAVAGSHTITVTQLAQTSSVYTNEIANKGDTLSGTLTLQVGSGAAQTITLDSTNNTLVSLATAINTGNYGVQASVVTDANGSRLSLVSQTSGAGGQLSTTGSALTDSTTNAAMDISVGQTGQDAKLNVDGIDTTSGSNTVTNAIPGVTFQLLSAPVGAQVQVQITNDNSAIETAMQAVVTAYNTVASDLKTQEGNTSTGAAEPLFGDPTLSLIQDQLSSALFQGAASGSIKGITDLGLEVNESGQLTFTPSTMDAALNANFNDVAGFLQTAGSFGQSFTTTLNQMGNSSTTGAVSLALQQNSTEEAALNTNISNEETLIATQKTALTTELNKANETLQSIPSQLDEVNELYASFTGYNTNTGS; via the coding sequence ATGGGCACAGTTGGAATCAGCTTCGGCTCGGCAACCAGTGGCGCGGGATTCGATGTGACCTCGACGGTCAACTCGATCCTGGCGATTCAACAGGGGATTGAGACGCCCTGGAAGACGCAGTTGACCACGCTCGCGGCCCAGGATACGGCCTTCACGCAGATCGGCACGGACCTGGCGACGCTCTCCACGTCGCTGTCGGCGCTGACGAACTTTGACGGCGTGCTGGCGCAGAAGCTGGGCTCCAGCTCGGATGAAAATGTGCTGGCGATCACCTCGGCGAGCACGTCGGCGGTGGCGGGAAGCCACACGATCACGGTCACGCAGTTGGCGCAGACCTCATCGGTGTACACCAATGAGATTGCGAACAAGGGCGATACGTTGAGCGGAACCCTGACGTTGCAGGTAGGCTCGGGCGCGGCGCAGACGATTACGCTGGACAGCACGAACAACACGCTGGTCTCGCTGGCGACGGCGATCAATACGGGCAACTACGGGGTGCAGGCCAGCGTGGTGACGGATGCGAATGGGTCGAGGCTGTCGCTGGTGAGCCAGACGAGCGGGGCCGGGGGGCAACTGAGCACTACGGGCTCGGCCCTGACCGACTCTACGACCAATGCGGCGATGGACATCTCCGTCGGGCAGACGGGCCAGGATGCCAAGCTGAATGTGGACGGCATCGACACCACGAGCGGGTCGAACACGGTGACGAATGCGATTCCGGGGGTGACGTTTCAGTTGCTCTCGGCTCCCGTGGGGGCGCAGGTGCAGGTGCAGATCACGAACGATAACTCCGCCATCGAGACGGCGATGCAGGCGGTGGTGACCGCGTATAACACGGTGGCGTCGGACCTGAAGACGCAGGAAGGGAATACCTCGACGGGTGCGGCGGAGCCGTTATTCGGCGATCCGACACTGTCGCTGATTCAGGACCAGCTTAGCTCGGCGCTGTTTCAGGGCGCGGCGAGCGGCTCGATCAAAGGCATCACCGACCTGGGGCTGGAGGTGAACGAGAGCGGCCAGCTTACGTTTACGCCTTCGACGATGGACGCGGCGCTGAATGCGAACTTCAACGATGTGGCCGGGTTCTTGCAGACTGCGGGGAGCTTCGGGCAGAGCTTCACCACGACGCTGAACCAGATGGGCAACAGCTCGACGACCGGGGCGGTGTCCCTGGCGTTGCAGCAGAACTCGACCGAAGAGGCGGCGCTGAACACGAATATCAGCAACGAGGAGACGCTGATCGCGACGCAGAAGACGGCTCTGACGACAGAGTTGAATAAGGCGAACGAGACGCTGCAGAGCATTCCTTCGCAGTTGGACGAGGTCAATGAGCTTTACGCTTCGTTCACCGGATACAACACCAATACGGGAAGCTGA
- a CDS encoding flagellin, with product MSLGVLNNIAAIYAQNNLNNTQASLQTTLQQLSSGSRINSGADDAAGLSVSDGLNANIAALSQSSQNATDGIGLLQTADGALSQVTSLLDRATTLATEAANGTLNGSQVSSANQEYQNILSEIGNIGSTTNFNGNSVFSNQATTVFVSDGTSNGSAVFSEVTGTLSASNVGETEPTGAVGPALATTAVAPTGTVAGTLTFAAPANSTDTLSGSFSISMGGGTAVSLTVKAGSTMTDAVSQLNTQLGAAGSTLTAAVTGGKVVISTAATAPTTDTLAITSGALHDTPSTAPTLMAAPTIVAPTATVGGTATFAALPAGGTISGTLAVQVAGGSSIISTITTGTSLSDAVSQLNAQYSQDGSGLTASQGTGANAGQLVITGAAGVANVLTTTGTSLVSTPGSATTPGAGVDFTAAGVSTLTADTAQNVLTSVTNAIAGVAYQRGVIGADINELTAASNVASAESTNLTSAQSAIDSTDYGQATSNLAKYQVLSQTGISALAQANTVQQEVLKLLQ from the coding sequence ATGTCCTTGGGTGTACTGAATAACATCGCAGCGATCTACGCGCAGAACAACCTGAACAACACGCAGGCCAGCCTGCAGACGACCCTGCAGCAGCTCTCTTCCGGGTCACGGATCAACAGCGGCGCCGACGACGCGGCCGGTCTGTCGGTCTCCGATGGTCTGAACGCCAACATCGCCGCTCTCTCGCAGTCTTCGCAGAATGCGACCGACGGCATCGGCCTGTTGCAGACCGCTGACGGCGCTCTCTCGCAGGTGACCAGCCTGCTCGACCGCGCCACGACGCTGGCGACCGAAGCCGCCAACGGCACGCTGAACGGCAGCCAGGTCAGCTCGGCCAATCAGGAGTATCAGAACATTCTGTCTGAGATCGGCAACATCGGATCGACGACGAACTTCAACGGCAACAGCGTGTTCTCGAACCAGGCAACCACGGTGTTCGTCTCTGACGGTACGTCGAACGGCTCGGCTGTCTTCAGCGAGGTGACGGGCACTCTGAGCGCCTCCAACGTTGGTGAGACCGAGCCGACCGGCGCTGTCGGGCCTGCTTTGGCGACCACTGCGGTAGCTCCCACCGGCACTGTGGCTGGTACGCTGACCTTTGCGGCACCGGCGAACTCGACCGATACCCTCTCGGGTAGCTTCTCTATCTCGATGGGCGGCGGTACGGCCGTGTCCCTCACGGTGAAGGCCGGTTCTACGATGACTGATGCGGTAAGCCAGTTGAACACGCAGCTCGGTGCGGCTGGCTCGACCCTGACGGCGGCCGTTACTGGTGGCAAGGTTGTTATCTCCACTGCTGCGACTGCCCCAACCACGGATACCCTGGCGATCACCTCCGGTGCGCTCCACGATACTCCGTCCACTGCGCCGACGCTGATGGCGGCTCCCACCATCGTGGCTCCCACGGCAACGGTGGGCGGCACGGCAACCTTTGCGGCGCTCCCTGCGGGAGGCACCATCTCCGGCACTCTCGCGGTCCAGGTCGCCGGCGGTTCGTCGATCATTTCGACGATCACGACAGGCACCTCGCTGTCGGACGCGGTCTCCCAGTTGAACGCGCAGTACAGCCAGGATGGCTCGGGGCTGACGGCGAGCCAGGGCACGGGCGCCAATGCCGGTCAACTCGTTATCACCGGTGCGGCCGGAGTAGCGAATGTCCTGACCACGACCGGCACTTCGCTGGTTTCGACTCCGGGCTCGGCTACGACTCCTGGTGCGGGTGTGGACTTCACGGCCGCAGGCGTTTCGACACTGACGGCGGATACTGCGCAGAATGTGCTGACGTCGGTGACCAACGCGATTGCTGGTGTAGCCTACCAGCGTGGCGTAATCGGCGCGGACATCAACGAGCTGACGGCGGCGTCGAATGTGGCGTCAGCCGAGTCCACCAACCTGACCTCGGCGCAGAGCGCTATCGACTCGACCGACTACGGTCAGGCGACGAGTAATCTGGCCAAGTACCAGGTGCTGAGCCAGACCGGTATCAGCGCGCTGGCCCAGGCCAACACTGTACAGCAGGAAGTTCTGAAGCTGCTCCAGTAA
- a CDS encoding flagellar FlbD family protein, translating to MIDLTRLNGTRIVINCDLIKFAEAAPDTTLTLVTGEKLIVREGLDELTASIIAYRGEVLRGAWPEAASALAARSANAITGQASSRIDN from the coding sequence ATGATCGACCTTACCCGGCTCAACGGCACCCGCATCGTCATCAACTGCGATCTCATCAAGTTCGCCGAAGCCGCACCCGACACCACGCTCACCCTCGTCACCGGCGAGAAGCTCATCGTCCGCGAGGGCCTCGACGAGCTGACCGCTAGCATCATCGCCTATCGCGGAGAGGTCCTTCGCGGCGCATGGCCCGAGGCGGCATCCGCCCTCGCCGCGCGTAGCGCCAACGCCATAACGGGCCAGGCTTCTTCGCGCATCGACAACTAA